CCCGTGCCTGCCACAACGGCGGTCACCTCAACAGACGGGTCTATTTTTTTTGCCGCATCCGGATACTCCAGTGCCACATCTTCTGCAGCCCCGTTCTTGAATGGAATATATGCAAACATCTGTGTCATGATCAAAGTCCTCCTTTGGCTTTCAGCTTTTCAATCAGTTTTTCAATGATCTCTTCCGTGGATCCTTCCAGCATTTCCGCACCATCTCCAAGATCCGGCACAAAATAATCCACCCGCCGGGTTTTGGCGCCGTCTTTTCCCACGGCCGCAGGATCGATACCTAGATCTCCGGCACCTTTCACCGGTACATCCACACTGGCCACTTTGCGGATCCCCCGGATCCCCACATACCTGGGTTCATTGATACCGGTCTGGATGGACAGTACACAGGGAAGCTGAATTTCATTCATTTCCTGGTTGCCGCCTTCGATCTCCCGGCCCACATGAATAGAGGAATCATCCTTGACTTCGATCTTGTTCACCAGCGACGCATACGGATAATCCAGCATGGCTGCCAGCATACCGCCCACCTGGCCGGCCCCTTCATCGGCCTGAGCCCCGGTGAGAATCAGATCATACTTGCCTTTCTCGACTTCCGCCTTGAGGATGGCGGCAATGCCTTTGCCGTCGGATCCTTCAAACGCGTCATCACTGAGCAGAACCCCATTGTTGGCACCCATGGCCATTTCCCGGCGCAGCACCTCT
The window above is part of the Desulfotignum phosphitoxidans DSM 13687 genome. Proteins encoded here:
- a CDS encoding electron transfer flavoprotein subunit beta/FixA family protein gives rise to the protein MEILVCVKRVPDTAENEFELNSAGNDLDRDDLVYSVNEWDNYAVEEAIQIVDNAGGSVTVVTVGDDESEEVLRREMAMGANNGVLLSDDAFEGSDGKGIAAILKAEVEKGKYDLILTGAQADEGAGQVGGMLAAMLDYPYASLVNKIEVKDDSSIHVGREIEGGNQEMNEIQLPCVLSIQTGINEPRYVGIRGIRKVASVDVPVKGAGDLGIDPAAVGKDGAKTRRVDYFVPDLGDGAEMLEGSTEEIIEKLIEKLKAKGGL